AGAGATTCAGCCTCCAGTTTCATCAGGTGCATTGACCAATTCTGAATTTATTACTAGAAATTCAAactaaaaaaacacataaatggcCAAAACACATTTTAAACCTCTTAACTTCAAAAATTTGTCCAATTTAAGAATCTAACTTTTATAATTGAAAACTTATTGGGTACTTTTTAACATaacatgtatatgtatatagacctgacaattatcgtgttcgagtagTGTTCGTGTCATGTCATTTTGGGTTCGTGttgaaaagagtaaacccaaacccaacccaaaaacttttgtgtcacaatcgtgttaacctgttcggatTAGTGTCGAGTTCGTGttgtgttttcgggttacatgtaattttgttattcatatatatttatggtaacttttaaaaatataaaaagatacgatactatttttaatattttatgtcatttttatattagtatGTTAATAATAACCATCGAAAAGTCCGCTAATATCATATTAAGGGGTCATGTAACGTGTTTATAAAAATTTAGGAGGTTTAAATcatatttgcaagtaataattataattttattatctttattaataaagtgatatataaaaaatataagaaaatacaacaataattttaaatatttgtgtCATTTCGTGTCTTTTTCGGGTTAGCATATCAACCATAACTCAACCCAAAAATTACGTGCCAGTTTCgcgtcaacccaaaaatgacacattatcTGCTAAGTTAAACTCAGACACTAAAATTATGTATCAATTACGTGTCGTACAATCGGGTCGTGTGTATTTTTGCCACCTCTACAATGAATACACAAAAGAATGAGTTAAACATGTAAAGTTTAATTGTTCCCTGTCTAATAAAAGTTGGGAAATATGTTTTTAACTCTATAGTTAAAAATAACCCCATTAAGACGATGGGTCCACCGTAATAGTACAAAAGACATCATAACAGACTCACCGTAATAAAGTTAATTACAGAATTATAAACAGTCCCTCTAAAATTATTCTCCAACCATTACCAGGTTGGGAGTAATTTCCTTACAAAGCCCTTTTTAGGGTGTAAACCCGAGAGAAGCCTAGTAGATTGTAATTATAAATTagtaaaagtacaaaaataaaccttgaggttacatctgttttcgaacaacactcatgtggtttaaaagtttgcaaaatggtatcatgtacttcattccgttagtaaATACATACCAAAATGACTAACGGtattaaaagtcaaaaggaaaagagttaatttggtccttatatttatttattttataaattaatctcaCTTATTATCTAagtatcacaaataaaccccaaaattaaaaattaaaaatcaaatacatcatctctttaatttcttatttttgttcttctttctctctcttctctctcctctttgttaatttctctctctaaatcaattgaatttctctctctaaaaagaAATAATCTCTCCAAATCAATATCATTAACTAAAGGGTAAATTAACCTTTCCGGGGAATAATAATTGGAAATCATTCAACATTTGTAACAGCAGTTCAAGCTTCATTTCTCATATCAAAATACCATAAATTAACATCAAATACCTCAACATCATAATACTCTGTGATGAATATATTCATCATAAACAGCTCTCTTTATTGGATCCGAAAGAGTATCGTAAACTTCACTAATCTTAATAAACTTCCGACTATACTCCTCAACCTCATCCGGTGGCAGTGGCGAAAGGTACGAGTTATATTTCCTGGCCAATTTCTTATAGGCCTGTTTAATTTCAGTCAAGGAACCAGATACCCAGAATCTCGTAGAAGCTTAAATTGGCCACAATTGTGTCACGATCGGCAGACTTAGTTTTGAACGAAGAATTTGGGAAGTGGGTAAAGGGCTTGAAATGGAGAATTGAGTCGGGTCTGGATGTTATGGGAGGAGGGGTGCCCGGAAAGGTTAAACCATACCCATCTCATGGTGTATAAGGTAGTAGCTATTCAGATGGAGTTTATAACAAACAAACAACCTAAGTAGGTATGGAATTTCATAATTAATAAGTTGTTTTTTCTGATGATGATTATGTTAAATTTGATATGGTGTTTTTTGTCAGTTTGATGAAGTTCTAACCTATTGGAAAAAGAGAGAAATGGGGGAGGAGATGTAGAAGGGACAGAtagttatatgtatatattgatTTGGAGAGGGATTGTTTCTTTGTACATagataaattcaattgattttagagagaaaaattaacaaagaggagagagagagaaagaaaaacaaaaataagaaattaaagaggcggagaagatggtgtatttgatttttaatttttatttttaggatttatttgtgataattagataattagggaggttaatttataaaataaataaatataaagaccaaattaactctttttcgtttgacttttaacaccgttagtcaatttggtatgtgtttgctaatggaatgaagtacatggtaccattttgcaaacttttaaacaacatgggtgttgttcgaaaacagatataaccacaaagtttatttttgtacttttcccttataAATTTGAAGGAtttaatacaacaacaacaacaacaaagccttagtcccgaaatgattcggggtcggctaacatgaaccatcgtataaaaccgtgaaaatcaagtcgtgtcagcgacacagattcgctccctccactccgtcctatccactaccatattttcctcaattcccaataaactcatatcactctcgatcaccctcctccaagtttgcttaggtcttcccctacccctcaccactacatccctttgccactcttcggttctcctaaccggcgcatcaagcgctctacgtctcacatggtcaaaccaccttagtcagttttctctcattttattctcaatagatgtgacccctacttttgtcctaattatttcattacgcacccggtcctttctcgtgtgaccacacatccatctcaacatacgcatctccgccaccgacatcttatggatgtggcagtgtttcactgcccaacactccgtaccatataacaatgctagTTTAATTgacgtccggtagaattttcccttcaatctattaggcatgccgggatcacaaaggaaacctgtagcactcttccacttcgaccaaccagctttaatcctatgagcaacatctccatctacttctccatccgtttggataatagatcctaaataccggaagcaatctgaggcctgaacaactctcccatctagggtgattgtccctgcctccctactcctatggccgctaaacttacactccaaatattctgtcttacttcgactcaacttaaagcctctagattctagagtttgcctccatagttccaacttcatctccactccttctttcgtctcatcaaccaacacaatatcatctgcaaacagcatgcaccatggtataccatcttgaagtgaacttgttagttcatccataacgatggcaaaaagaaatgggcttagtgcggaaccttgatgcactccaatcgtaataggaaactcttcagtctttccaacactagtacgtacactcgtgcatactccctcatacatgtcctttatgatgtcaatatatttccgcgaaatgtctttccttatcaaggcccaccaaagtacttcccttggtaccttatcatatgctttctccaagtcaatgaaaaccatatgcaagtctttcttcttatttcgatagtgctccattaattgtctcattagatggatggcttccatagttgatcttcccggcataaagccaaactggttttccgagatcttcaccgtcctccttagcctttgttcaatcactcgctcccaaagtttcatagtgtgactcattaatttgattccccgatagttggcacaatcttggacatcgcctttgttcttatacaaagggattaaggtacttttcctccattctgatggcatcttattgtttctccaaattttgttgaagaacgtcgtcaaccattcgattcctctttctcccaaacatctccaaatctcaatagggatgccatcaggtcctactgctttcttcaacttcatcttacttaatgccattttgacttcacccttttgaattctccgcaggcattcatgatttatcatatcgtgatggatacttatatctccaacatcttgttggcgatctccattaaataagtcatcaaaataggacctccatcgttccttgatatccttatctccaactaggactttctggtccacatccttcacacatttaacttttccgagatctcgcgtcttcctatctctcatccgagcaattctatatatgtctctttccccttctttcgtatccaatcttgtatacagatcccgattcacctttgctctagcatctcgtatgaccttctttacttcccttttagcctctttgtatttttcgtagttctcgtcactcctacatttccccaatagtttataggattctctcttactctttactgcttgtcgtacttcttctgtccaccaagatgtgtccttacccggtggcatgctacctttagattcccctagaacttccttcgctacttcccttatactatgctccatcttatgaCAAGGAtttaataggaaaaaaaattgaTCGGCTCAATAACATATATgtttaaatgatttatatatatttttaatatttaattaacatTCGGCCCATTTCGATTAACCATAGTTTTTAGAACATCGAAACTATAACCGCAACTATTAACCActgtttttaaaattaaaaatcgtACACCAATCCATCGTTTCGATTAACCTTATTTTCgatttttcagatatttttgtGTGAACCCCTGTTTTATAATGTTCAAGTGCATTATAGAGCAAAGTGCAGCGATAGTGGTTTCAGTTCTCAAATTTATGTCACAACGCATATTCCATAAGTGGTAGAAAGTGTTTCAAAAAGCTATTACTACTAACCTAATAATGGAGATCAGTTTCAATCAAATTGACTTGGAAATTCATGGATATTACTACTTCTCCTTCCAACTACTTTCCAATCCATTTTTACCATCGTGATGTCAAATCGTGTAGTCAAATCGCGTATGTCGAGTTGTCTCTGTAAACAGTGTTCTCGTACATTTCATTTGAGTTAACATTTGAACATCAAATAAACTCAAACAAagcttaaaatatattaaaaaatgcaTTTTTATCAAGATGTCAAATCGTGCAAGTCGAGTGTGACATCGTGTAAGTCGAGTTGTCTCTCTAAACAATGTTCTCGTACGAACATCAAATAAACTCAAAGCAATCCCTAAGAAAAGCTTAAATATATTCAAAAATGCATTTTTAACAAAAATCTGCTTCTTCATATTAAGAAAAAATCACACATAAACAAATTCCCATATGAACAAatggaagaaaaaagaaaaaaaaatctaaaatgtGGTAACAAAGGCAAACAGCATGCTTACAGTGAGGAAGCATTCAGGTTTAGAGACCTGGGCTATCCTGGAGAGCTACGCCTGATCATCCCGAACCAACCCGAGACTCCTTTCCTCCTTTCGATCTGCAGAAAATCAACCGGTGACACGTAAAAGAACGAATCCCGAAAACACAGGGCAGCCCCCCAGCACCACATCCACCCAAACACCCccacaaaaaaattcaaagaatgTTTATCCTAGTTGATCATAAGCTGGCAAGGATCAAAACTCGTAAGTAATTTCACTGTGATCTCCTCCTCAAATGCTGAGAAACTGGATACCCTTCGAAGAAATCCAACACCGCGTTCTCCAAATCCTCGACCGAGTACTTCATATAGTTCTCCGGATGCTTTCCACTCTCTATATGACTCCTGAACCTCCCAAGAAATGACCGGTAAGCTGGGATCAGCTTCTCCGATATGGAGATTCGTAGCTCCTCGCGGAGTTGATTATCCGGTATTAACCATGTAGCTTGAGTCCTATGAACATCTTCAAACATAGCATTGAAGTTCTTAAACCTCTCTCTCAAAGCACTCTTGGATACCCCGGATGAGAAACTACCACTCACATGTAATCCCTCATCGCGTAAGCAATACAGAACCCGAACCCATGTTGCTCGTTGGTAACTAGTCGCGGCCTGTCTGAACTTCCCGGTTAGTTTCCTCAAGTAATCATCCCCAATCATTTCCCTCAATTCAGGTGAGCCTTTAACCTTTTGGACTATGTAATGAACATTGTTCATCATAAACAGATGAGCTAAAGCTGCATCTTTGTAATGCTTAGACTTTCCTTCTAAATTGAATTGTAAAATCACAATAATCCATATCAAATGAAGTGCTAATGGTGTTTTAGCTTCTAATTCAGCAAACTCCATATCTGGAGTTGTTGCATCACCGGAATATCTCGATCCGGTTGAGGGTTTTGACATAATAAGCTCAATCAATGTCTGCTTGTAATCTGAAATTAAGCTAATGTAGTTCATCACATACCTTGTCAATGGATGAATTGTTCCTCCGGGGACCGGAACTAATGAAGGTTCACGAAGAACAGCATTCTCAAACTCTGATAAAATCCCCCTTGCAGCTTCAGCTAATCTTGATAGAATCTCTGCAGCTTGAACTCGAATCGTTTCAGCTGATTTCGATTCGAAAACAACCTCAATATCAGGCATTAAGTCCATTAAAGCATCATGTAAGTCCAGAATTTTGAACATTTTCTCTGGAGATCTTCTGCTTATACTTATGGCTTCAGCGAAATTGAAAAGCTGAATCGCAGGGCCTTTTACGGTTTCCATGAAACAAGCATCATCAATGGAAGTACCAATTCCATCAAATATCTGCTCGCAGAGTCTCTTCTCGCTAGCGAATAAGATTCTTATGCAGACCTTAGCTGCTCTAATCCATCGCCTAATCTTCGTCTCCAAAGCATCCCATTCAAGTCTCTGGATATCTCCAATGCTCAATTTCTCAATCCCTAATTTTTTGAAATTCGCATCAACGGCGGATTTCCGTACACTTCCGTACACCTGAACACATTCGCGTAAGTAACAGGCGGAGACCATCCGTTTCGCGATTGATTCGAGGTCTGCTACTGCTTCCGGCGGAATAAGATCGATCTCGCGAATACTGCTGGTGGATCGGTAACTCGTGCTGCTGTTACTCGCCGTTGAATCAGCTCGTTGGATTGGATCTTGGATATCATCATCGGCTACTTGATCGTCTTCTTCGTATTCGCTTCTGATTGAGGAGTGGACTGATGTGCCGGGATCGGCGGCGGCGGCGAGTGAGTCTAACTCGACGGGAGTCGTGTGGTTGAGAAGTATGTTGCGGAACTCATCTTCGAGCCTAGCCATGGCGATCTGGATGGTGGAGGAGTTGACTTTGTCTTGATCGTCGGCGATGGAGGTTGAAGACATGGTCTTCTGAAGTTCGTCTACTGCTTTCAAGTACCGATCCACTTCATCTCTGTCGCCTTCAAAGATCATCCTCTCTCTAGCTTCCTCCGACGCCGTTGAGTCCCACCGGAGAATTATCTTCTGTGCATCTTCAAAAACCACCGCAACACCGCTGCAATCGCAGTTCTCCGGTGGTTCCATGATTGGATACAACTTTTCAACCTTACAATTACAAAGAACAACGAACTTTCTGCAAGAATCCTGAGCACGATGAAGTTTATTATTAACAGAGAGGAGGAATTAAAAGCAACAGAAGGAACTTTTGCTTGAAATTTCAACTAATTCAAGAGAAAAATCTTTATTAAAGTAACAATAATAGATTTTGtttcagatgatgaggaaaattttccttttcttttttaaaaggGAAAAGTTTGGTCTGAAAAGGTAAAAAATGGGGAATATAGGAAAAGTGGTGGTGGTCGGGGGTGGCGGCGGAGGAAGAGGATGTGGTGGTGGTGAAATGGAGTGTTGAAGTGAGATACTAAAAAGAGGATATAGACAGAATTTGATTGGGGATGAGGTTGTCTAAAGcgcggtggtggtggtggtggtctTGTAAGGCAGCTGAGAGATTTTTGTCCGAAtttgattaaataaaaatagtttGTAAGACAATATACgagaaatagaaaaaacaaattaaGTAAGAGATGGAACTTTCTTTGACGATTTGACTTCCTCGCCGCAGACTCAACGGAATCCTTATAGAATATACCGGTAAAGCTCGCCGTCAATTTCATTTTATTGCCTTCTTATATTCTTCATTTAATTTAATGATTATTATTTCTCATATTAAATTCTCAATTACAGAAAAATAATACAATTGTTGAATATTAAACTCAGCTAAAAAGTGTTACTGCTCAGCTAGATATatattcatttaatatatatatctaaaataacatttttttgatttttttttattgttgcaTTGGACATATAAAAATGTTACGGACCCATTGTTTACTAAAAATGCGGTTTGAATCGTCTGGGTGTTTGTTTCGGATTTCTCCGCTTAAActtttgggtcaaatacatgaatatcatatttaagtataaaattataattaagttaTATCGCcaattaattcttaatatgtcattattttctatatattatgattttatatcataatttaaaagttctaaactccaatttataaatcataaaccctagaaaatatattctagacttctgaTTTATAAATCAGAAACCAGAAAGTCGATTGCAGCAAAAGAACAAAAACCACGATCTTCGTATTATCAGTCATGAATCAACTATGTTGAGGTTAGTCTGGAAAAACACGATAAATCCACAAACTAAGAGCACTGTGAGAGAATGGGAGAGGGAGGTGTACGGAAGGGAAGAGATGGAGGCTGCaaaattctttctctctctcttaactTATTCATTAGCGTTAGGTTAAAGGGGCATGACTATCTATTTATAGCCACCAACTGGCTTAACCCTAATTATCCTCTTAATTTACATCTGCTCATTTCCCTTATTGGCAGATTGATTATATTTGACCAATATCAAATATTTCCACAATCTCTCACTCGCAGATAACGAAATTATTCCTTATCTCCTCCCATTAGTATTTATACTTGCAAATATCTCGTGCAACTAGCATACACTCGAGAGCTCTAACGTTATACACTCGTTAGAGATATATAGTTGCTCGATGAACACGTATCAAATCAACAATCATACATTCGTTGAAGATATATAACATTTTGATTGAATATGGATCGTTACATGTTGTTAGGGCCAGCTCTAGGGGCAAGCCGCATAGGCGGGGCTTCcaatcaaaatttatttcaaatttgataattatccAAATTGCTATGTTTAAAAAGTATGTAGATTTCGATTTATAACAAAGTGTATTGCTAGGTTGAATGGTTAAGATATAGTGGAGTTATTTGTGATGGCGGGAGTTTGATTCTtggatttgtatgttttggtactcattttattttattcctgATTTTCTTATTTCCCATctcatatattattttatcttcACACTTCTCATACTTTCATCTTTTCGTGTGTTTTCATTTGCTTGGAATCGATATATCTCATCAAAAAAATATTCCTTTTGATTTACATCTGTTAttcataattttattattatattatttggaTTCCGTACGAGCGGAACTATTTATCTAGACTACATGGTCAGTGAAACGTAGATTATTATATCTACGTAATTTTAGTCGAATCAACCCATATCAATTTTTTCGAAGGAATTCCAATGATGAAGTTTTGATTGTATGGGTAATATGTGATTCATAgtttttttgttttagtttttttatgaattttattgtcctttgtggtttgttttctttctcttGTGAATTGTATATCGGTTTAGCTTGAATTTGTCtgggatttatttcttttttgttttcgtGTTGATatgtatttttataaaaaatatgttactaattttttaaatataaatttaaatgtaaataaaatgaatatcaAATTTTTACAGTGTTTTATAtttacaattaatttttatgacACTTATGTATTTAATGTGTAAAACTATAATTACTAgaaaatttaatacattaaactaaaaacgttaaaaaataaaattttaatgaattaaaaattaaaaagatcgGCTGATCATGAAGTAGTTGAGTAAGATCGAATTCGAGATAGATGCGAAGGAAGTTGCAGACGCGATTAATGCTCAGAACGAGGATGCATCCGAGTTCGGTATGTTAATTCAAGACTGTAGGGATATAATTTCGGTTCAAAAggatttaaaaaaatgaaaagatctcttcaaaagaattttatttttttgaaaagatcATAAGCTTTAATCCCTTTTgcgttttaaatatattttgacaaattgtGATTATCATAGACCCAAATTTGGCCTATTATACGATGGGTCACCCAAGCCCATTGAATACAACCTAGGCCCATTGATTCTCCCTTATCTACCTAAAGTTTTGgggaaattacacagaaattcatcttttaaaaaactatttacaactatgtcaagtcataattttggattatatcaaactagtaaaatcagtacttttaatatattttaaggattaaaatttataaattaaaagtctagaatatatttccTAAGATTTATGATTTATGTATTCGAGTCTAAAGTTTTTcttaaaaatcagaaaaaataataattttacaatttatgattatatatatatatatatatatatatattgcattATTTTACATATATGATATATGCTACTTCCATAATATTTTTGTTCTACCATTTATACTATTtctaaaatatttctaaaatgaGTAAGAAATATTCATGTTTCTGTCTCATATTTTTGTTCTACCATTTATAGAATGCAAGGGTTTTTAACAATGGAAAGGGCTGAATTTAACGTCGGACGTCATCCTGATGCGTGCTAGGGAAGTGCACCGTGCTGCTGTTTCTCTAACCAATCCGTCATCGGTTGGGCAGAAGTTAGAAAGATGGGTCAGGTGGATCCCGCCTGACAATGAGTGGATAAAAATAAACACCAACGGAGCGAGCAAAGGAAACCCAGGACTGGCTTCTGCTGGGGGCCTGTTAAGAGATACGAACGGTATATGGATCGGGGGTTTTCTTGTGAACCTCGGAGTATGCACGGCGCTTCTAACAGAAGCCTGGGGACTTTATTTTGGTCTGCAACTAGCCTGGGAAAGGGGTTATAGACGAGTCATAATGGAAATGGACTCCACTTCAGTTCTACTGTTTATGCAAAAAAAATGTTACTATCAGACACCCGATTGGTTGGCTAATTCGGGAATGCTGGAAAATGAGAGACAGAGACTGGGTTGTAAAGTTTCAGCACACTTACAGGGAAGGAAATCAGGCAGCTGACTGGTTGGCAAATTTCGCAGGCAATTTAGCTTTGggtcatcacgagtgtgatgcGCCTCCTGCAGGCCTCCAGCACATTCTTTATGAAGATCGGATTGGCAGGGTCTCTTTAAGGATGACTTCGGGTTACACTGAACCAAACTTTTTGTAGCTGCTCCTTTTTGTAGCTGCTTCTTTTTTGTTCCTTCTTTTCTTGTTCTCGGGCCTTTGAGCCTTCCTTTtccccccaaaaaaaaaaaattcattgttttttttatgccatttaaagttttttttaattaaactaatGAAGTAttattaaactattaaaatgattttttttttatctcaatacTTTTCTTCTAAAATTTTACTACTTTTTATACCAAATTCTCTTTCTTCTTGAATATAGTGTTATTTTACtaaaatatatcaataaatattttgagaatatcaattatttttttgttttattataatcaGCATAAAATAAAATGCAAGAATAAAGtacttgatattttttttttattaaaagctatcttgattttataaaatgataaatactTTAAAGAGATTATCCTCTAAAAAAAGAGGTACTGTCTTAATGTAAAGAAGCACAAATTTAGGAAAATCTTGCCAAGAAtgcataaataatataaaatatcatataaaaatgaataaatagataaattaaaaaaaaagttatataatagaaaaggagaaatataaattatatcacGAGTGTGGTGCGCCTCCTGCAGGTATATCCAGAACATTCTCCTTGAAGACCGGCAAGGCCGGACTTTGGTTCGAATGGTTGTACAttagtagggatggcaacgggtaccctacccgcgggtacccggtactacccgaccctaataggactacccgtaccctgtataaaagggtataggacgggtatgagatcaaaatcattacccgttagggtaatgggacgggtatgggaagaccccctagggtacccgttacccgtcataattttttatatattaaaaaatattattgtgttttagatgtaagatgtgagatttgaatacCAACCTTTTGTTCTTCGACCATTAAGTGATAACACTaagctattttatttttattgattaaggttcaatttgttcaatttttaaatgaatgatttattaaatttatactttgttaaatttgtaatattttttgttttatttagtgattcttaacgggtaagggtacccgtgggtacccgtgaattaaatgggatgggtatgggatgcaaaacatatacccgttagggtaatgggaacggtacgggtaattaacaaataaacgggtaagagtttgggattggcattacccgcgggtaccctacccgttgccatccctagaaTAACTactcttctctttttttctgttttctggGCTTGAACGCGTTCCTCATTCCAAAAAacaggaaaattacaaaattggataaaattggagacccatttatatatttagctCATTTACTCATCCTATTATCTATCTAGACTATATTTTTAtgacttttcaaaaatacctttcatatatatataacacttagaaatttcttagtctttttctttcttcttgcgtctgacttcgcatatatGACTTTTACTTCGCAAATTCGCAATATACTAATTAGCAGAATCACTTTTGCTTCACAAATTAGCATAATGACTTTTACTTCGCAAATTCGCAAATGCTAATTCGCATACTTCGCATATTGTACAATATGTGCGAAGTGAGAATCTCTAAGCAATGCATGGCATCCAGAGTGCTCCTTTTTAAGCAATTGATTCGCATATATAGACAACAATTCATGCTGGATTCTCTCCAGCAACTTTGGCTCACTACTGGAATGGAGGAAATGGGCAACCCTATCTTTCTCTCGTTTTAGACACCCTTCAGCTTTTAACATATAGTCTGGACATAAATCTTTCAGAATCCAGTTTGATGCCTTCCGAGAATAATAAGCTGATGTATCTTTAAGCATGGCTACTTCAAAGTCATTCTCATAGTAATCCATCTGGCCCATTCCAATTTCGACGAATATATCCAAGACATTCTTTAACAAAGCTCTGTCAATCTGCTCTCCCTCACGCTCCTGTTCAATCAGAGAAATTACTGCATCCCTCACTTTACCATTTAACTCTTGGTAAACCAGATCACGGAAGCAAGTAAGTCCAACTTCATTAAGGGCTGGAAGTGATCT
The window above is part of the Euphorbia lathyris chromosome 3, ddEupLath1.1, whole genome shotgun sequence genome. Proteins encoded here:
- the LOC136223089 gene encoding exocyst complex component EXO70B1; this translates as MEPPENCDCSGVAVVFEDAQKIILRWDSTASEEARERMIFEGDRDEVDRYLKAVDELQKTMSSTSIADDQDKVNSSTIQIAMARLEDEFRNILLNHTTPVELDSLAAAADPGTSVHSSIRSEYEEDDQVADDDIQDPIQRADSTASNSSTSYRSTSSIREIDLIPPEAVADLESIAKRMVSACYLRECVQVYGSVRKSAVDANFKKLGIEKLSIGDIQRLEWDALETKIRRWIRAAKVCIRILFASEKRLCEQIFDGIGTSIDDACFMETVKGPAIQLFNFAEAISISRRSPEKMFKILDLHDALMDLMPDIEVVFESKSAETIRVQAAEILSRLAEAARGILSEFENAVLREPSLVPVPGGTIHPLTRYVMNYISLISDYKQTLIELIMSKPSTGSRYSGDATTPDMEFAELEAKTPLALHLIWIIVILQFNLEGKSKHYKDAALAHLFMMNNVHYIVQKVKGSPELREMIGDDYLRKLTGKFRQAATSYQRATWVRVLYCLRDEGLHVSGSFSSGVSKSALRERFKNFNAMFEDVHRTQATWLIPDNQLREELRISISEKLIPAYRSFLGRFRSHIESGKHPENYMKYSVEDLENAVLDFFEGYPVSQHLRRRSQ